A region of Dioscorea cayenensis subsp. rotundata cultivar TDr96_F1 chromosome 5, TDr96_F1_v2_PseudoChromosome.rev07_lg8_w22 25.fasta, whole genome shotgun sequence DNA encodes the following proteins:
- the LOC120260340 gene encoding peroxidase 29: MDSDKNFGVRGLELIRVVKRVVEEKCPGVVSCADLVAMAAREAVARSGGPRIVIPFGRKDAVNGSRMMAEEKVPGHDDGVDAALGLFSPFDMSVEETVAILGEFFCFLSIPCSFP; the protein is encoded by the coding sequence ATGGATTCAGATAAGAACTTTGGTGTGAGAGGTTTGGAGCTGATAAGAGTTGTGAAGAGGGTGGTGGAGGAGAAGTGCCCTGGTGTGGTTTCTTGTGCCGATTTAGTAGCAATGGCAGCGAGGGAGGCGGTGGCGAGGTCCGGCGGGCCGAGGATTGTGATACCTTTCGGAAGGAAGGATGCTGTGAATGGGAGTAGAATGATGGCAGAGGAGAAGGTCCCTGGGCATGATGATGGTGTTGATGCTGCGCTGGGTTTGTTCTCCCCCTTCGACATGAGTGTTGAGGAAACTGTGGCTATTCTTGGTGAGTTCTTCTGTTTTCTTTCAATTCCATGCAGCTTCCcataa
- the LOC120260339 gene encoding peroxidase 29, with protein sequence MLSSSSSSTSSLSNHSQNEIMVKTRSPLLAVLHCVAVVPLILVSIAEIVHAGGNAGLSYDFYQQTCPQVESIVRKTLLPVFMSDPRSPAAFLRLFFHDCIVQGCDASILLDNNSGEMASGKNFGIRNRELIQMMNSLLEVHCPGVVSCADIIALAAKEAVAFSGGPCFDIPLGRKDATVSSFLRADAKLPSPKDGVDRTLEIFSSKGMSIEESVAILGAHSIGVGHCLSIVHRLYDRKERHRDYNMDHGFEIMLRLKCPYKVPLSNETFVANDLTSLIFDNQYYKDIVSGRGLFTVDSEIALDPRTASFVKMFAEDQEYFFRSFSMAFVRLSSSVVLSTGEIRRVCNRVNAY encoded by the exons atgctttcttcttcttcttcttctacttcttctctCTCAAATCATTCACAAAACGAGATCATGGTGAAAACAAGGAGTCCTTTGTTAGCAGTACTGCATTGTGTTGCAGTGGTGCCACTTATATTAGTGAGCATTGCAGAAATTGTTCATGCAGGTGGCAATGCAGGCCTGTCATATGACTTTTACCAGCAAACATGTCCACAAGTTGAAAGCATTGTGAGAAAAACACTACTCCCTGTCTTCATGTCTGATCCCCGGTCTCCGGCCGCCTTTCTCCGACTTTTCTTCCATGACTGTATAGTCCAG GGTTGTGATGCATCAATTCTATTGGACAACAACAGTGGAGAGATGGCATCTGGCAAGAATTTCGGTATAAGGAACAGAGAATTAATCCAGATGATGAACTCTTTGCTAGAAGTGCATTGTCCTGGTGTAGTTTCTTGTGCTGATATCATAGCATTGGCGGCGAAGGAGGCGGTAGCATTCTCCGGCGGACCGTGTTTCGACATACCTCTAGGCCGAAAAGATGCTACTGTTTCAAGCTTCTTGCGAGCGGACGCCAAACTCCCTTCGCCAAAAGATGGAGTAGATAGAACACTAGAGATATTTTCATCTAAAGGCATGAGCATTGAGGAATCTGTGGCCATTCTAG GAGCACACAGCATTGGAGTTGGTCATTGTTTGAGCATAGTGCACAGGTTGTATGATAGGAAGGAGAGGCATAGAGATTATAACATGGACCATGGATTTGAAATCATGCTGAGATTGAAGTGTCCCTATAAAGTGCCATTAAGCAATGAGACCTTTGTGGCTAATGATCTCACATCCTTGATCTTTGACAACCAGTACTACAAGGACATAGTGAGTGGCAGAGGGTTGTTTACTGTTGATTCAGAGATTGCTTTAGATCCCAGAACTGCTTCTTTTGTGAAGATGTTTGCAGAGGATCAAGAGTACTTCTTTAGATCATTCTCCATGGCCTTTGTAAGGCTTTCTTCATCAGTGGTTCTCAGTACTGGGGAGATAAGGAGAGTGTGTAACAGAGTGAATGCATATTAA
- the LOC120260147 gene encoding cytochrome P450 71A1-like: MDTISQSTPKMIPQTPTSLQQWLQEHYHLYWFISITITLITTFSLFLFYKSSLLSKKKLKLPPCPLILPLVGNLHQLGSLPHRSLHALSQKHGPLMLLHLGKVPAIIISSAELAQEIMKTHDLIFSSRPFSSMANSLLYNSLDIALSPYGEYWRQVRRISVIHLLSLKRVQSFGSIREEEVYLMVDKIHASQGSLVNLSEILVAVTNAVVCRVALGRKYDRSNRFREMLIEFAILLGSFPLKDFIPWLGWVDRITGLDARVVNNSTEMDSFFEEVLEDHIHSKTSETSDLVDVLLSLDVPLSRDSTKAIILTIQQRKTAGTDTIFTALEWIMAELMRNPKVMEKVQEEIKGVVKGKAKVSEEDIVEMIYLKAVIKEALRLHPPIPLLVPRESTEHVKLHGFDIPEKTRVVINAWAIGRDPKSWERPEAFMPERFLNSEVDFKGQHFEFIPFGAGRRGCPGIMFAISTIELAAAALLHHFDWKLPDGMRTEELDMSETSGFNAHMKTSLLVQATPRF, encoded by the exons ATGGACACCATCTCACAATCCACTCCAAAGATGATACCTCAAACTCCAACTTCACTGCAACAATGGCTACAAGAACACTACCACCTTTACTGGTTCATCAGCATAACCATAACCCTAATAACCAccttctctttgtttctcttctACAAATCATCTCTGTTATCAAAGAAGAAGCTTAAACTACCACCATGTCCATTAATTCTCCCACTTGTTGGCAACCTTCACCAACTTGGCTCTCTCCCTCACCGTTCCCTGCATGCACTCTCTCAGAAACATGGACCTTTGATGCTCCTCCACTTAGGGAAAGTCCCAGCAATCATTATCTCCTCTGCAGAACTTGCTCAAGAGATTATGAAAACCCATGACCTCATTTTCTCCAGCCGCCCATTTTCCTCCATGGCCAACAGTCTCTTGTACAACTCTCTCGACATCGCCCTCTCTCCTTACGGCGAGTACTGGCGCCAAGTGCGACGCATTTCCGTCATTCACTTGTTAAGCCTCAAGAGAGTCCAGTCCTTTGGAAGTATCCGAGAAGAAGAAGTATATCTAATGGTGGATAAGATCCATGCATcacagggatcattggtgaatCTGAGTGAGATCCTTGTGGCAGTCACTAATGCTGTGGTTTGTAGGGTAGCTTTGGGGAGGAAGTATGATAGGAGTAATAGATTTCGTGAGATGCTCATTGAGTTCGCGATCTTGCTCGGTTCCTTTCCTTTAAAGGACTTCATTCCATGGCTTGGTTGGGTTGATAGAATAACTGGTTTGGATGCGAGGGTGGTGAACAATTCCACGGAAATGGATAGTTTCTTTGAAGAAGTCTTAGAGGATCACATCCATTCCAAGACATCAGAAACTAGCGATTTAGTGGATGTTTTACTATCTTTGGATGTTCCTCTTAGTAGAGATAGCACCAAAGCAATCAtcttg acaatACAACAAAGAAA GACTGCTGGAACTGATACAATATTCACAGCTCTGGAATGGATTATGGCTGAGCTCATGAGAAACCCAAAAGTCATGGAGAAAGTTCAAGAGGAGATAAAGGGAGTAGTCAAAGGAAAGGCAAAAGTTTCAGAAGAAGACATTGTTGAAATGATCTACTTAAAAGCAGTCATCAAAGAAGCGCTGAGACTTCACCCCCCAATCCCTTTACTGGTTCCTAGAGAATCGACAGAACATGTTAAACTCCATGGGTTTGATATACCTGAGAAAACAAGGGTTGTGATCAATGCTTGGGCTATTGGAAGGGATCCCAAGAGTTGGGAGAGGCCTGAGGCATTCATGCCTGAGAGGTTCTTGAACAGTGAAGTGGATTTCAAGGGACAACACTTTGAGTTCATACCATTTGGAGCAGGGAGGAGAGGATGTCCAGGAATCATGTTTGCCATTTCCACAATTGAGCTTGCTGCTGCTGCTCTCTTGCACCATTTTGATTGGAAGCTACCTGATGGAATGAGAACAGAGGAGTTGGATATGAGTGAAACTTCAGGTTTTAATGCTCATATGAAAACAAGCTTGCTTGTTCAGGCTACACCAAGGTTTTAG